The Solanum dulcamara chromosome 2, daSolDulc1.2, whole genome shotgun sequence region ttatattatttttcggatgaaataaaataatttatttattattttgaaaatataataaataaaaaaagggtACAAAGTATGgtagataatatatatatatatatatatatattgggaaATGGGAAGTGACAAAATATGTTTAGTTTATTAATATgtgggtatatatatatatataattttttctttttctgaaaAGTGGGGAaggacaaaatatatatatatatgttttcagTGAAGGGGACATGCGTGTGTTGAAGAAATAAACATAGTAAAGTTATGGAAAAAAAAGGGGGGCACGCCTtgaatactatatatatatatatataaatatatatatatatatatatatatatatatatatatatatatatttatatatattattattttttagtaggAAGGAAATGGgcggaaatatatatatattaaaagtgttAGAATATGGGGGGGACGCGTGCggtatattttttattactattattttattttctgaaaaataaaagtaaatttatAAAGTAAAGAAATTTGAGAaactatttaatgattttagtCTAAAGATGTGTAAAATTAGTTTATGCGTAGTATATAGATAGAATGAGATGTGAAATTTGGGGGATGATATAAATAGTAGAATTAAAAAAAGTTGTCAAtatagaattaattatatgttatttagaggggaaaaaaaatgaaaacgtaaaattaattagtgaacTTGGTTATCAAATAAGCCGAATTAATAtcaactaattaaaaaaaaaattaacctcattgtaactaattattaatttacgaaatatttaataataataaataaataatcttttttataagtcaattttaaatattattaaaagataataactatataaaaaaatacatatgttatgaagatgacaaaatatttaaaatacacttgaaaatatgcatggttttataaaagctaattattttaatttgtttaaaattgaagaaagctagaattaaaataattaacttgaaatgtgagtctattaattaagtcaagctaattaacaaaatatttagtaaaaaaaaataatctttttgagataattttcaaatatataataaaaatattaatgttcaataattattatatatatatatatatatatatatatatatatatcgaaattattttaaaataataatatgtatgcatttttatttatttatttttttaaaaaaaaattacgttatggatggtcaaaattgggtgtcaacagctgtccctCTTTGATCGAAGAcgatgaaagagtttttgggcaAATAAGTTGACATAATAGACAATTTTGTTCTGACCATCAACGTTGAaaatgaagtttatgaaaatacggagataagaaagaaaaaaaaaatgtgaaaaatttggattgattttatttttgagttaaCAACAAGTCTCGAATCCTTCGGGATTCAAGTCAAGTGCAGCTTTGAAATTATGTCAGAATAGGGTGGAGCGAATTGTAAATGCCATCATTTATAAAATCGTGTCAGTATTAGTGAATGAGAAAGTATTGACAGAGGTGGCCACAGAGAAGAATAAGATTGAACAAGTGAAgagttatttaaaaaaatgaagtgAACCAAAAAGGGAGCGTATTGACAATATAAAGAGATAAAAGTGGAATTAAAAACCTGGACTCGACAAGGGGCGAGAATATTGGGAAGAACGAAGTAAAGCCTAACCCCAAAGAAATCGTCCCAATAACGAATAATGGCGAGACTGGATTTTAAAACCTTAATTATGGAAGTAGGTTGAGTAGAGTTCGAGAGTAGATTCATGAccattgttggtgagtttgACTTTCCAACAAATATCCCCGTTCACTGCTTAGAAACAATTCCACGTTATGCTGCGGTTTTTGCAAAACTTAAACTTGATAAGACaattagtaaatattaaatataaagcaATGTGCAATAAGCTTATGAGAATGACACCTCTAGGGTGCGAGTATATATAATGCGGTCTTGCAAACCGTAATGATTAAataaagcttatgaaaataGGGTTAGCCGATGGTTCATGAGAATGATGCCTTTCAGCAATAATTAATGAAATGAGGTCTTAACCCAAATAATTTATGAAGATTGCAACTTCTCAAGtcaatgattaatgaaaatgacGTCTTTGCAAATATTGTAATTTTTGCAAGCGTTTTATGCAATTATAtttaaagcatttgtgcaaAGCAGTAAAAAAAACAATTGAGAGCCACGTGGAGCGCAATAAAGCATTTGAATATATCGAAAAGCattagtgcagtgcatttgataatatttgagagcatttgtgcagtgcgtttgaatatataagaaagcattagtgcggtgcatttgaatatataagaaGTATTTGTgcggtgcatttgaatatataagaaagcattagtgcagttcatttaaatatataagaaaatatttgtgcagtgcatttgatgacgtttgaaagcatttgtgcagtgcgtTTGAATATATTAGAAAGTATCTGTGCAGTGCATTTGGATAATATAAGAAAGCATTAGCGtggtgcatttgaatatattgaaaagcatttgtgcagtgcatttgaatatataagaaaatatttgtgcagtgcatttgaatatataaggaaatatttgtgcagtgcatttgaatgtattagaaagcatttgtgccgtgcatttaaatatataagaaaGTATTAGCgcggtgcatttgaatatattagaaAGCATTAATGCAGTGCATTTAACAATATTTGGAAGCATTaatgcagtgcatttgataatatttaaaagtatttatgcaATGCATTTGAAAAGATTACAAGACATTTGTGCGATGTGTTCGAAGATATCTGAAAGCATTTGTATAGCGTATtgcatttaaaattatttgaaagtattcGTGGAGTGCATTTGAGAATATTTATGCAGGGCATTTTAATATCATTGGTAGTACAACTGAAAATATTtgtgaaatcaagatatttggAATTTTCGAGAAGcttgatttaaaacataaatttataagTAATTCAAACCATTCAGCATGATCCTTTCGAGGCTATGAATATGTTGACCCCTTTGTTGGCCGATAATTCTGGCAAGCCTGtattcaaagaaaaattatgaattttgggGGAGGTTGATTCACATTGACTTTGAAGCTTTGGCTCTTCATACTCCTTCTTTCTTCAACTTAGTTTGGACTTGCAATCCCCATCTATTCTAAATCTTGGCTAATAAATAACAGGAAAATATTTGGTGTAAAGGTTCATattaaaagtaataagataaattatacatatatatataatagtaaaGAATTTCTGCAAAATTTTAGATTGCGACATGTCGTGAAACGAAGCAAACGTCCTTTTTCTGGAGTCTTTCTTCAACCTGATTATTCTATTTCCCACATACTCTTCAATTTTCTTGATGTCTTCTTGTAATGTTGCCCGCAAAATTGTCCCAGTTTTGGTAAAGAGAGATAATGATATTTCATCATGATAACGAAAAGACCGAACCATACGTAATTCGTGAATACATTCCTTGAGAATTGAAACAAAGGGGCCGAGTCCTTTATTGGTTGCCGATGTATCCAACATGAACTAGACTATACGTAATTATCATATacgaaataataataagaaggagggaaatgaaaattttctcataatgtgaCCGAAGCCGATACAGGCCGCCTACGTATCCCACCAAGGGAATCAGGCCAAGCGTAGTTCATAGTACATAACAATGGGATCTTCTTTATAATTTCTTCTAAGTGACCAGACCCGATATGGGTTCCCTACGTATCCCGCCAAGGGAATCAGGTCGGAACGTAGTTCTTCAATATTACATGAAATATTACATGTAAACAATATAAAGGCTCCTAGACATAGTATTTCTTAATCGCATCTGAATTGATGGCTTTCGGCCATATATTTCCATCCATTTCTGCTAGAATCACCGCTCCTCCAGTCAACACTCTGTGAACCACATAAGGCCCATGCCAATTAGGCGCAAACTTCCCCTTAGCTTCTTCTTGGTGCGGGAATATCCGTTTTAACACCAATTGTCCCGGCTTGAACTGTCTCAGTCTTACCTTTTTATTGAAAGCTTTGGCCATCCTATGTTGATAAAGTTGTCCGTGACAAACTGCAttcattctcttttcatcaatgaGCATCAACTGTTCATATCATCTTTGTATCCATTTGGCATCACTCAACTCAGCTTCTTGGATTATCCTTAGGGATGGTATCTCAACTTCCATTGGTAATACTGCTTCTGTTCCATAAACCAAAAGATAAGGTGTTGCCCCAGTCGAAGTCCTAATCGTGGTGCGATAGCCGAGGAGGGCAAACGACAAATTTTCATGCCAATGCTTATAATTATCAATCATCTTCCGcaatattcttttgatattctTGTTGGCAGCCTCAACTGCTCCATTCATCGGTGGTCGATAAGGAGTAGAATTGCGGTGAACGATTTTGAACTTATCACATATCTCATGCATCAAACCGCTATTGAGATTAGCCCCATTATCTGTTATAATCGAATGGGGAATGCCAAATCTACAAACTATGTTATTGCGAACAAAATCTGTCACCACCTTCTTTGTCACTGACTTATGTGAGGATGCTTCTACCCATTTTGTGAAGTAATCGATAGCTACCAAAATGAACCTATGTCCATTTGACGCGGCTGGCTCAATAGGACCGATGACATCCATGCCCTAGGCTACGAACGACCAAGGAGAACTCGTCACATTGAGTTCATTCGGTGGAACTCGGATCAAATCACCATGAATCTGACATTGATGACATTTCCTCACGAAGCGAATGCAGTCTGTTTCCATAGTCATCCAGAAATATCCGGCCCGCACAATCTTCTTTGCTAAAGTAAAACTATTCATGTGTGGCCCACAAGTACCCCCATGTATTTCTTCAATCAACTTGCTCGCCTCTTGGGAGTCAACACACCTTAATAAACCTAAATCTGGAGTCCTCCTATAAAGGATTTCTCCACTTAAGAAAAAGTGATTTGCAAGCCTCCGCAGTGTTCTCTTTTGAATATTCCTTATGCCTTCTGGATAATCTCCTTCTTTGAGATACCTCACAATATCATAGTACCATGGTTCTCCATCCATTTCTTCATCCACATGGAAACAATAGGCCGATTGATCCTGCACATTGATTTTGATTGGATCTATGTAATTCTTGTCTGGATGTTGAATCATAGAAGACATGGTTGCCAAGGCATCTGCGAATTCATTTTGAGCTCTAGGAATATGCCTGAACTCTATCTTGATAAATTTCTTGCATATTTCCTTCACACATTGCAAATAGGGGAGTATCTTCACATTCTTGGTGCTCCATTCGCCTTGTACCTGGTGAATCAATAAGTCTGAGTCACCTATAACCAACAATTCTTGTATATTCATATCAACAACCATTCTGAGTCCAAGAATACAAGCTTCATACTCCGCCATATTGTTAGTGCATAGAAACTTAAATTTCGCTGAGACTGAATAATGTTGACCTGATTCTGAGACAAGAACTGCCCCAGCACCGACTCCTTTAGAATTTGCAGCACCATCAAAGAACATCCTCCACCCATGATATTCTTCTAAAATATCCTCTCCAACAAATAACACCTCTTCATCAGGGAAATAAGTTTTAAGAGGTTCGTACTCTTTATCCACAGGGTTTTCAGCAAGATGATCAGCAAGTGCTTGTCCTTTGATGGCCTTCTGAGTGACATAAATAATATCGAATTCACTTAGTAAAATTTGCTATTTTGCCAACTTCCCCGTTGGCATAGGCTTCTGAAATATGTATTTGAGTGGATCCATCCTTGAGATGAGAAAAGTGGTATACGCGCATAAGTAATGTCTTAACTTTTGTGCAACCCAAGTCAAGGCACAACAAGTGCGTTCCAATAAAGTATACCGGGCTTCATAAGGCGTGAATTTCTTGCTCAAGTAGTATACAGCCTGTTCTTTCCTCCCAGTTTCATCATGTTGTCCTAACACATATCCAAATGCATTGTCCGATACTGACATATATAGTAGCAATGGTCTCCCCGGTTTTGGAGGTACCAAGACGGGCGGACTAGACAAGTACTCTTTGATTCTGTCAAAAGCTTGTTGACAATCTTCAGTTCATTTAATAGCAGCATCTTTCCTTAACAACTTGAAGATTGGTTCACAAATTATAGTCGACTGTGCAATGAATCGACTAATGTAATTTAGTCGACCAAGAAAACTCATTACATCATTTTGACTCTTTGGAGGGGGCAAGTCTTGAATAGCCTTTATCTTTGAAGGATCCAATTCTATGCCCTTCCTACTCACAATGAAACCCAACAACTTTCCAGCAGGGACACCAAATGCACACTTCGCAGGATTTAATTTCAGATTATACCGCCTCAACCTATCAAAGAACTTCTTCAAATTTGTGAGGTGATTTGAGCTCTTTTGTGacttgataatgacatcatctACATAGACTTCAATCTCCTTATGGATCATGTCATGAAAAATGGTAGTCATAGCTCTCATGTATGTTGCTCCTGCATTCTTGAGTCCGAAAGGCATTACTCGATAACAATACACTCCCCAAGGTGTGATGAATGCCGTTTTATCAGCGTCTTCTTCATCCATTAGAATCTGATGGTAGCCTGCAAAGCAATCAACAAATGACTGCAACTCATGCTTTGCACAATTATCAATAAGTATGTGAAtgtttggaagtggaaaatcaTCTTTCGGACTAGCCTTGTTGAGGTCTCGATAGTCTACACATACTCtgattttttcatctttctttgGCACTGGCACTATATTAGCTAACCATGTAGGATACTTTGTGACTCGGATGACGTTGGCATCGATTTGCTTAGAAACTTCTTCCTTAACTTTTAAACTCAAATCAGGCTTGATCTTCCTTGGCTTTTGCTTGACTGGAGGACAAGATGGATCAGTCGGCAACTTATGTGAAACAATGTTTGTGCTTAGACTCGGCATATCATCATAAGACCATGCAAATACATCCATATATTGCCCCAAAATACCAATAAGTTCCTTTCTTTGAGACGGAGTCAAATGGATGCTAATTCTTGTTTCTTTCATTACTTTTGAATCTCCCAAATTTACCGTCTCAGTTTTATCCAAATTTGGCTTtattttattctcaaaatgttcAAATACCTCAGTCAACTCTTCAGGCTGCACCTCTTCTTCATATTCCGCAAAAGATTGCTCGGTATTTGAGATTTGTTTGCTCGTTTCATTACATGTCACATTCTCGGTATTGGAAGATTCATTAATTTGCTCGCTGAAAgggagtaaaaataaataaataaaatttataattaagtacaaaattttgaaatttaaagcaGAAAATATGGCTTAGACATGCCATTTAAGATTTCAAAAGTGGAGGCAAAACATTTAAAGATTCTTAAACATGATTCAGGCCTCAAATTTGAATCATGTTATTTCATTAATTCTAATACAAACATCTACCAAGATTTCTGAGGAAACGGGGATGGGTTACAAGTCCAATTGTTCAAAGCATCTCCAAGCTCCACATCCCATATGGTCAGAATCTCGGTACAATCTTACAAGATCATGTTGCATTCCACTTCTTCCATAAATAAGTTTTTGAGTCCTTCCACGAGGGTGTCTCCAGCATCATCCTCTGATTCTTTTATAATATATGCCTTGGAAAATGACTGATTCAAGTGCGGGATGGGATGGGGCAATGAAATGTCACTTTTCCTTTTGAGATCGGCCAATGAGACTTCTTTAGGAGTAGGCTTGTATCCTAAACCAAAGGTGTATTTCTGGCCCGAAAATTGAATTGGTTTCACTATTCCACCCAAGTTCACTCCAAGACCTCGACCAGGCATGAAACCATTCTTCAACATTTCCCAAGCCACCATCATAAGCACACGTGGCAACTTTACCCTTTCAGTTTGATGGACACACATAATCTCTTTAGTATGGAACACAGACCCATCCAGTTTTTCCATACTTTCAACAACAGGGATTGAATTGTCAGGATacatggaattactaccttCTCCATGAACAATAATCTCGTGGTGGTTCcaaacaaatttcaaattttggtgcAGGGTAGAAGGGACCGCACCAGCCATATGGATCCAAGGCCTCCCAAGCAATAAATTGTAACTAGCAGGTATGTCCAATACTTGGAATTCTACCACAAACTCCTCGGGTCCGATTTGTAGTGGCAAATCAATTTCGCCAATGACTCCCCTTTGTGTCCCATCAAAACCTCTAACCTTCACATGACTTTCACGAATTTTCCCTATATCAATTCCCAAAGCTCGAAGGGTAATGAAAGGACAGATATTGACAGCTGAACcattatcaatcaaaactctagAAATAAACTTGTCCCTGCACCTGACAGTAATGTTCAATGCTTTGTTATGTCCCAAACCTTCAGATGGTAATTTCTCTTCGTGAAAACAGACTTTGTTTGCTTCCAAAACCTGCCCTACCATGGCTGAAAGATTCTCACTTGTGATATTGGCCGGAACATAAGCTTCACTTAAAACTTTCACCAAAGCGCTCCTGTGAGTTTCAGAACTCATCAATAATGACATCAAGGAAATTTAGGCGGGAGTCTTCTTCAATTGTTCAACAACAGAATATTCTTTTATTGGCATTTTCCTCCAGAAATCCTCTATTTCAGCTTCTGTCACAACCCTCTTTTGGTTAACTTCCTTATTCGGTACGATTCGTGCAACACCTTCAGGGGCATAACATCGCCCCAATCTTGTCATTCCGGCAGCAGCAGCTTCTACAACTACCTTTCCTTTCCCTTTGTCCTTTGTGTCAGTTGAGTAACTCTAGGGAACTGCTTTAGTGTTAAAATAAGTTGATTGAGCAACCAAAACCGTAATCTTAGGTTTAGGAGCCAAAACTTCCACTTCAAATGGTGCTCGCGCCTGGATTTTGATAATGGGAGCAATAAAGGCTGATGCCATGACattcttctcttctttgattGGCAAAATAGTCCCTTCCAAATTGTATTCTTCATCAATGGTGATCATGTTCACATTTTCATGATTTGGAAGAGGATTGTTATTTACATTGGGGGCAGCACCTCTGAGTTGACTAACTCCTTCTTTGATTAATGCCTCAATCTTGTTCTTAAGAGTAAGACAGTTTTCGGTGTCATGTCCAGCAGCTCCAGAGTGATAGACGCAATGCTTAGTGTCATCATACCATCCGGGAAGGGGGTTGGGAATTCATGCTTGGATTGGTTGGAGTATCCCTGCGATTCTCAACCTTTCATATAGTTGGGATAAAGGTTCGGATAAAGGTGTATAGGTTTTGGGTGGtcttctttcaaagtttgggcgGGGCCTGGGTGGATTTAATGGGCGAATTTGTATTTGATATGGGATTGAGGTGGGTATGTAGGTCGGTATTGTGAGGATAATATATTGGCTGAGTGGTGTAAACTGGATAAGGGGCGACAGAAGGCTGGTAATATGGTTGAGGGACTTGGGTATACTGACTATGGTATGAAGGTTGGGGTAAAGGGTTTAGGTATGTTAACATTTGGTTTGGCCTACGTTCCTGGATGGTCATGACAGCGGACACTccgtccttcttcttcttaaagGCTCCTCTAATTGAATCTGACTGAATTGCTTTACTTGTCGCTTGCAAGGCTGCCAAATTAGTGATTCTCCTAGTTTTGATACCTTCTTCAATGAATTCTCCCATCCTTACAACTTCAAAGAACTTTTGTCCTACCACGCTTATCATTTTTTCATAATACGTTGCATctttttgagattgtataaaaagGGAGGTCATCTCACTTTCTGTCATCGGAGGTTGAACTTTTGCAGCATCTGCTCTCCATCTCATGGCATATTCTCCAAAAGACTCCGTCGACCTTTTTTCTAATTTCATCAAATAGAATCTATCTGGTATGGCCTCAGTGTTGAACTTGGACCTATCCATGAAATCCTGTGCCATGATACTCCAACTATGCCATTTCTTCGGATCTTGACTTGTATACCAATCCAGTGCTTCTCCTGTCAAACTCCTTATGAATAATTTCATTCTAATGGCCTCATCTTTCCCCACTCCAACTAGCTTGTCACAATACGATCTTAAATGAGCTCATGGATTTTCCTTCCCATCAAACACATCAAATTTTGGTACTTTATATCCTGCAGGCAAATCGACATCAAGATGAACACATAAATCCTCATACTCAAACCCTTCGCACTCCTTGTGAAGTTGGATACTTTTGAATGCTTCTTTCAAATTACGAATCTCCCTAGCTACACTTTCATCTGTTTTTGATCTGGCCTTTCTCTCCATCTCCTCATATGGATCGACTTCTGGCATGGTTGGTATTGGAGTAACGAAAGGTTGAGCTTCTGTTATGTATACTTGTGGCACATATTGCATGTTAGGAGTTGTAGTATGTGTCACAGGTATATGTTGGATCGTTTGGTATTTTTGGATGAGCGGGTTGGTTTGGGTGAGTGGGGCTTTTTGGGTAAGTGGGTTAGTTTCAGTGAGTGGAGCTTGGGTAAGTGTAGTTTGGAGGACTGGAGTTTAGGAAACATAAGGGGTAGTGAAAGGTAATGGATTGGTTTGTTGTGAGTTGA contains the following coding sequences:
- the LOC129872992 gene encoding uncharacterized protein LOC129872992 — translated: MDVIGPIEPAASNGHRFILVAIDYFTKWVEASSHKSVTKKVVTDFVRNNIVCRFGIPHSIITDNGANLNSGLMHEICDKFKIVHRNSTPYRPPMNGAVEAANKNIKRILRKMIDNYKHWHENLSFALLGYRTTIRTSTGATPYLLVYGTEAVLPMEVEIPSLRIIQEAELSDAKWIQR
- the LOC129873002 gene encoding uncharacterized protein LOC129873002 codes for the protein MSSETHRSALVKVLSEAYVPANITSENLSAMVGQVLEANKVCFHEEKLPSEGLGHNKALNITVRCRDKFISRVLIDNGSAVNICPFITLRALGIDIGKIRESHVKVRGFDGTQRGVIGEIDLPLQIGPEEFVVEFQVLDIPASYNLLLGRPWIHMAGAVPSTLHQNLKFVWNHHEIIVHGEGSNSMYPDNSIPVVESMEKLDGSVFHTKEIMCVHQTERVKLPRVLMMVAWEMLKNGFMPGRGLGVNLGGIVKPIQFSGQKYTFGLGYKPTPKEVSLADLKRKSDISLPHPIPHLNQSFSKAYIIKESEDDAGDTLVEGLKNLFMEEVECNMIFEQINESSNTENVTCNETSKQISNTEQSFAEYEEEVQPEELTEVFEHFENKIKPNLDKTETVNLGDSKVMKETRISIHLTPSQRKELIGILGQYMDVFAWSYDDMPSLSTNIVSHKLPTDPSCPPVKQKPRKIKPDLSLKVKEEVSKQIDANVIRVTKYPTWLANIVPVPKKDEKIRVCVDYRDLNKASPKDDFPLPNIHILIDNCAKHELQSFVDCFAGYHQILMDEEDADKTAFITPWGVYCYRVMPFGLKNAGATYMRAMTTIFHDMIHKEIEVYVDDVIIKSQKSSNHLTNLKKFFDRLRRYNLKLNPAKCAFGVPAGKLLGFIVSRKGIELDPSKIKAIQDLPPPKSQNDVMSFLGRLNYISRFIAQSTIICEPIFKLLRKDAAIK